In Truepera sp., the sequence ATCCAGGTGCGCGACGTCGACGAGGTTCAGGCGGTGGCCCAGCGCTTGAGGGAAGTGGCCGGAACGGATTACGCCATCACCCTCCCGGCCGTCAGCGGCGACTTCACTTTCGGCATCGTCCAGACGCTGCAGTCGGGGCTGAGCATCCTCGCGGCCACCCTCCTGGCGCTCGGTGCGTTCCTCGCCTACAACACCTTCATGGCCTCCGTGGTCGAGCGCTCCCGCGAGTACGCGCTGCTAAGGACGATCTGCATGACCCGGTCCGGCGTGATGCGGCTCGCGCTCTACGAAGCGCTGGCGCTCGCCGCCTTCGGGGTGATCCTCGGCGTGCTCCTGGGCATCGTCTTGTCGTACGTCATGACCTACCTCAACGCAGCGAGCCTCGGCTACGAGTTCCGCACGCTGGTACTTCCCACGCAGAACGTGATCGTGGCCTCCGTACTGGGGGTCGCCGCGGCCCTCGTGGCCGGCATCATCCCGGCCCGCAACGCGGGGCGCACGTCACCCATGGCCTCGCTGCAGACCACTGAGCGGCCCGCCTCGCGCAAGCAGGCGTGGCTCGGCCTGGCCCTGGTGGTCCTGGGGGCCGGGCTTGCGCTGCTCCCCTGGCCCGGCACCGCGGCCCTCTACGCAACGACGCTGGCCCTCGGGTTGTTCTTCGTGGGCGTTGCCCTGAGCGCGCCTTACCTGCTGCCGCCCGTGACGGCCGTGCTCCGCCGGCCACTCGAGCGCGTGTTCGGTCCTCCGGGAAAGCTCGGCGCCGCCTTCGCGGTGCGCAACGCGGGGCGCAACGGCGTGGCCATCGGGACGGTGGTGGTCGGCACCGGCCTCGTGATGGGCGTGGGCAGCATGGTGGGGAGCACCAACCACGCCATCGAGTCGTGGGTCGAGACGACGGTGGTCGGCGACCTCTTCATCACCTCGCCCGTGAACTTCCCGGACGACTTCGCGGAGAAGGCGGAGGCGGTAGAGGGCGTCGACGTCGCGAGCGGCGTGAAGATCACCGCGGTGAGGTTCTTGCAGCCGGGGGGAGACACGCGCGGGCGCGCGGTGGCGCTGGTGCTCGTCGACCCCGAGCGTTTCAACCCGCAAGGTGGCTTCGGGCGCTTCCAGTACCTGCCGGGGCAAGGCAACGACCAGTTGGGCTACGAGGCCTTGAAAAGCGGTGAGGTGCTCGTTGCGAACACCATGCGAGACCGCTACGGGATCAAGCAGGGCGACACCATCGACCTGCGCACGAGCGACGGCTTCAAGCCGTTCCGGGTGGGGGGCGTGGTCGTCGACTTCACGGGTGGCGGCGAGACCGTAGTGGCGGGCATCCAGAACATCGAAGAGTTCGGTGGCGGCAACCCCGTCCTGTACGTGGTCACGATAGACAAGGGACAGTCGCAGGCGGCGGTGCGCGACCGCATGCTGGCAGCCTTCCCCGAGCTCGCCCTCGACATCAGCCTGAACGCCGACTACAGGCGCTACATCCTCGAGGTCACCAGCCAGGCCTTCGCCACCACCCGGGTCTTGCTGTTCATAGCGGTGCTGGTAGCGGCGATGGGCGTTGCCAACACGCTTGGTATGAACCTGGTGAGCCGGGGCCACGAGATCGCGGTGCTGCGCACCATCGGCCTGACCCGGGGCGGCGTGCGCGCGTTGGTGACGGCCGAAGGTATCATCGTGACCGTCGTGGGCGCCATCATCGGCGTTGGGTTCGGGTTGTTGCTGGCGCGCATCATCACGAACGGGGCCGCCGCACTAACGGGCTTCGTGCTCGAACCGCTGGTACCCTGGTCGCTTGCGCTGCTGGCGCTCCTGGCCTCGCCCGTCATCGGGTTGTTAGCGGCTCTACTACCCGCCAGGCGCGCCGCGAAGATGTCGCCCACGCGCGCCCTTGCCTCCTGGAGTGAGCATGTCTGAGTCCCATTTCGCCCTGGCGGCCCATGAGCTGCACAAGGCCTACCACCTCGGCGACGAGGTCATCACGGCGCTGGACGGCGTCACCCTCGAGGTCGTCGAGCGCGAGTTCGTGGCGGTCATGGGCCCCAGCGGCAGCGGCAAGAGCACCCTGCTTCACATGCTGGGGCTGCTCGACCAGCCCGACGCCGGCACGGTAGAGGTGGCGGGCCGCCCGACCTCGGGCCTGAACGACGACGAGCTCACCGGCCTGCGGCGCGACCGGTTGGGCTTCCTCTTCCAGTCGTTCGAGCTCATCCCGAACCTGAGCGCGCGGGAGAACATCCTGCTCCCGTCGGAGGTCGCCGGGAGGCTGGGACCCGCACGCGAGCGCTTGAAGGAGCTCGCTGCTCAACTGAGCATCGGCGATCGCCTCGATCACCGTCCCAGGCAACTGTCCGGCGGTCAGCGGCAGCGCGTGGCGTTGGCGCGGGCGCTCATCAACGACCCTGCAGTGGTCCTGGCCGACGAGCCGACCGGCAACCTCGACACCAAGACCGGATCGGAGGTGCTGGGCCTCCTGCGTCACGGCGTGGACGCATCGGGCTGGACGGTCGTGATGGTGACTCACGACCCCGCGGCAGCGCTGGTGGCCGACCGCATCGTGTTCCTGCGCGACGGCCGCGTGGCGGGTGAGACGCGCACCGAGGACGCCGACTCCCGCCAGGTGATCGACACCTTCCTGGCGAGCTGACCCGGCCGGCATGTTCGCCGCACTGGCCCGGCTCGTCTCGCGTTATCCCCGTTGGGTTCTGACGGCGTGGCTGGTCGTGGCGGCAGCAGCACTGCCGTTCACGACCCGCGTGGGCGAGGTCCTGAACGCCCAGCCCGACGCGCCGAAGCAGGGCAACGCCGCCCTCGTCCGCGACAAGCTCGCCACGGCCTTCGCCGCGTCGGAGGAGTCCTCGATGGTGGCCGTGGCTCACGGGGTCCGGGTTCACGCGGGAACGCCCGAGTACGCCGCGGCTCTGGACGTCGTCACGGCGGGGATAGCCGCCGTCGATGGTGTGGCGTACGTGCGCGACTACAGGAGCGCGAGCGGCCTGAAGCTGCTCGACGAGGACGACGACTTCTCCGTCATGCTCATCGGGCTCGAAACGCAAGACCTGAGCACCGCGAAGGCCGTCACCATGAACGTCCGGCGGGTATTGGACGACTCCGCCGACCTGCGCTTCGACCTCTCCGGCGGGCCGGCCACGATAATCGAACTCGAGCAGGTGAGCCAGCGCGATGCGCGCCGAGCCGAGATCTTCGGCCTCCCGATCTCGCTGCTCATCCTGCTGGTGGCCTTCGGGGCCGTCGTGGCATCGCTGCTGCCGCTCCTGAGCGCCGTCACCTCGATAGTGGTGTCGCTGGCCACCCTCTTCTTCCTGGGCCACCTGATGGAGTTCGCGGTGTTCACCGAGACGATAGTCACCATGCTGGGGCTGGCGACGGGGATCGATTACGCGCTCCTGATGGTGAACCGCTTCAGGGAGGAGTTGAGGAGCACCTTCGACGCCCGCATAGCGGCGGCGCAGACCGCCGCAACCGCGGGAAAGGCGGTGGCGTTCAGCGGCCTCACCGTCATCGTCGCGCTGACGGCGCTGTTGGTGCCGCCCGTTGCCTTCATCCGCTCCATCGGGGTGGGCACGATGGTGGTCTTGTGCGTGAGCGTGCTGGTGGCGATCACCGCGGTGCCGGCCAGCCTGGCCCTGCTGGGCCACCGCGTGAACTGGCTGCGGGTGAGCCGGCGCGAGCCGGGGCTGCGCTCACGGGCCTTCTGGCGTGCGCGAGCGGTGCACATAATGCAGCGACCATGGTTCTGGTCCATCACGGGGGTCACCGCGCTGGTCCTTCTCGCGCTGCCCGCCTTACGCATGCAGGTGGCCGACCCTGGGGCGCGCGGACTGACGACGGCCACCGACGCCCGCCGCACCCTCGCCGCACTCGAAGACCTGGGCCTGGAAGGGCTCCTGAACCCGTTCGACGTGCTGATCGACTTCGGTCAGGAGGGCTTCTACCAGCCGGCGAACGTGCGCAAGACGTCGCTCCTGACGCAAGAGCTACGCGAGCTGCCGCGGATCGCCGGCGTCACCTCGCCCATGGCGCTGGAGAGCATTCCACGCCTCTTCTTGTATCAGTACTACGCGACGCCTGAGGTGGCGCTGAGCAGCGAGATCGCGCCGTTGGCACGCGCCACCATCAGCCGCGACGGCCGCTACGCGCTCGCGCGCCTGGTCCCGAGCGGCGCCCTCACGCCCTCCGAGGGCGGTGAGGTCTACCGCGGGATCCAGCGGGCGCTGGAGGACGTCGGGCTGAAGGCGACGATCGGCGGCGTCTACGTGCAAGGGACTGAGTGGACTCACGCGCTATACGGCTCCCTCCCGCTCGCCCTGGCACTGGTGGCGCTCTTCACGGCAGTTCTCCTGGGCTGGGCGTTCCGCTCGCTGCTCATCCCCATCAAGGCAGTGCTGCTGAACGCGCTCACGGTGGGCGCGACGTTCGGGGTCCTCACGCTCGTCTTCCAGGACGGCGTCTTCGCCAAACTCTTCGGCGTCGGCGAGGTCCTGGGGTACATAGACACGTCCGCGCCCCTCTTCATCTTCGCCATCGTCTTCGGCCTGAGCATGGACTACGAGGTCTTCATGGTGGCCCGCATCCGCGAGGCGCACGAGCGCGGGATGTCGGATCACGATGCCGTGGCCACGGCCCTCTCGACCACTGGCGGCGTCATCACGAGCGCGGCCGCCATCATGGTCACCGTGTTCGCGCTGCTACTGCCCTCGCACGTCGAGCTCATCCGCACCCTGGGCCTGGGCCTGACGGTGGCGATCGTACTCGACGCCACCCTCGTCCGGCTTACCCTCGTGCCTTCCGTGATGACCCTTGCCGGACGCTGGAACTGGTGGCTGCCCGGGCCGCTGGCCCGCGTCGCCGACCGCCGCGACCGCACCTGAGGAGCCTGAGCAAGAGGGTTACAGGTTCTGCAACTGGTGCCGCGCCCTCACCTCAAGACGTCACGGAGCAGCGACGTCGGCTCCAGTGAGGTCGTCACGATCCCGGGTGCCTCCAGGCGCCAACCCCCGTTCAACTGCACGCTCAACCCGCCCACGCCGGCGGACGCGGCCTGCACCTGCGCGGCGATGGCCGTTCCCAGCGAGAGTGGGTCGAATCTGAAGGTGAGGGTCACGGGCGCCACTCCACCACTCGGGACGGCCACTTTCGGCAGGGAGGCCGTCGCGGCCTGCGCGCCGCCGACGCTGAGGACGAGCTCGGGCACTTGCGCCTGGTAGCCGATGAGCCCGGGGTTGGCCAGCTCGGCATTGAGTTCGATGACGACGCTGTTGACCGACTCGAAGCGCAGTTGCGAGCCGAGCAGGGTGAGCCGGGGCGCGGGTAGGCCGCCCGGTGGCGCCAGCTCGCCGCGCACGATGGTGAACGTCGGGAAGCGCTGTGGGGCCCCGAAAACGTCGATGGTGACGCCCGCATCGAAGCGGTAAGGCGTGGCGCCGCCCGCCACGAAGTTGGCGATGGTGTCGAGCAGCGCAGGGGCCGCACCGAGCGGAACCCTCACGTCGAGGATGAGTGGCGCCGACTTGTTGGCCGGCAGGTCTATACCGCCCCGGAACGACGTGGAGGCGGCCCGTGCTTCTCGCAAGAACAGGGCCCCGTCGAGCCCCGACAGCCGCACCCCGACGGGGTTCGGGTTAGTGACGGTGAGGGCCAAACGGAACAGTGCCGTGCCGTCGCCGACTCCGGGAGGGTCGATGCTCACGAACCCCGACTTGGACGCGTCGAGCGTGAAGCTGGGCGGCGACAGCACCGCCGCGCCCGGGGCGCATGCGCCCAGGAGCACGAGTAGCATGGCCGCGATCGCCGGCCGCATCCGCGACCCCCACCCCGGTGCTGCTTGTGAGCGGCGAGTTGTTTTCGAGTTCACGGTCGCCTCCAGAGTGCCACTTCGTGGCCGTTCCAGACTACCCGGGCGCCGCCGCGCGGCGAAGTCGCGAAGTTCGCAGGCCGGCGGGCGCGCTCTGAAGCGGTCGCGCGCGCGGACGTTCGCGCTCCTGACCCGGGGCTCCCCGTCCCCGTATCATGGGCCATGCCCGGCTCTACCGAAGGCCCCATCACAACGAAGCGAGAAGGCAACGTTCTGGTGCTCACCCTCGCCCGCCCGGAGCAGCGCAACGCCCTCTCCAGGCCCCTTCGCGCCGAACTTGCCGCAGCGCTGGAGGACGCCAGGCATGACCCGTCGGTACGCGCGCTGGTGATCACGGGCGCGGGCACCGCGTTCTGCGCCGGCCTGGACCTGGGCGAGTTGGAGGGCACGCTGGCGATGGACGAGGCGGCCCACCACGCCGACTCCGAAGCGCTGGCCGAGCTGTTCCTCTCGCTGTTAGCGTTCCCGAAGCCCGTCGTGGCGGCCGTGAACGGTCCCGCAGTAGCGGGCGGCGCCGGGCTCGTCTCCGCCTGCGACCTCGCCGTCATGGCGGAGAGCGCGCGCATCGGCTACACGGAGGCCAGGATCGGCTTCGTCGCCGCCCTGGTGGGCGTGCTGCTAATGCGTCAGGTGGGTGAGAAGCACGCACGCGACCTGCTGCTCAGCGCGCGTCTGGTGGACGCCTCGGAGGCCCACCGCATGGGCCTCGTGAACGAGGTGGTGGCCGACGAGCACGTGCTCAAGTCGGCCATGGCGCGGGCGGCGGCGCTGGCGCGCAACGCGCCCGGGTCGCTGGCCCTGACCAAGCGCCTCTTCCTCGAGGCGAGCGGCATGCGGTTGTCCGACGCCATGCGCCGGGCCGTGGAACTCAACGTCAAAGCCCGCGTTGGCGACGAGCTGGCCGAGGGCGTGCGCGCGTTCCTCGAGAAGCGCGAGCCGGCCTGGCGGGAGTAGGTGGAACAGCTGCGGCCCTGGTGGGCGTGGCCCGAGTCCGGGGCCGGCCTGACGGGATCTGGGCGACCGGGACGAGGTGAACCGGCTTCACCGGCCGGCCGGCTTGCACCGCGCCGGCTACGGCAGTACGCTACTCCCAATGTGTAACTTACACATGGAAGCTCCGTTGGTGGTGGGCGAGTGAAGCGGGTCCCGCGGGTCCTGCTCCTCTGCGGCGGGCGCTCCGCCGAGCACGACGTCAGTCTGGCCTCGGCGCGCGCCGTCCTTAGCGCTGCCGCCGACCTCGACGTCACCCCACTGGTGATCGGGCCTGAGGGCCTGCTCCTGAGCGCCGCCGCGTCGCGGGCGGCGCTCGCGGCGCGGCCCGGGAACGCCCCTGCCTCTCGAGCACCCGACCCGGCGGGGCCTCTGGCGCTGGAAACCGCGAGCCTCGCGTCGCTGCCGGGTGGCTTCGACGTCGTGTTTCCGCTGCTCCACGGGCCGTACGGGGAGGACGGTCGTGTGCAGGGCTTGCTCGACGTCATGGGCTTGCCCTACGTGGGCTCGGGCGTCCTCGGCAGCGCCCTCGGCATGGACAAGGTGGCTATGAAGGCGATGTTCGCCAGCCACGGGCTGCCCCAGGTGGCCTACGAGGCCGTAACGCGCCACGAGTGGCGCACCGCGCCAGGCGCAACGAGCGAGCGCCTCGCCCGCCTGGGGTACCCCCTCTTCGTGAAGCCCGCCAACCTCGGCTCGAGCATCGGCATAAACAAGGCGAGCGGGCCCGCCGAGCTCGGCGCGGCGCTGGCGGCGGCCCTGGGCCATGACCGCCGGGCGATCGTCGAGGCGGCAGCCGTGGGTGCGCGCGAGTTGGAGGTAGCCGTCCTCGGCAACGACTCGCCCGAGGCCAGCCTGGTGGGCGAGATCCGCTACGACGACGGCTTCTACGATTACGCGACGAAGTACACGGACGGCCTTGCCGAGCTCGTGATCCCGGCCGAGCTGCCACCCCCGGTCGCCGAGGCGTGCGCCAGCATGGCGCTGCGGGCTTTCCGGGCGATAGACGCCCGCGGCCTCGCGCGGGTCGACTTCTTCTACCTGCCGGAGACAGGAGAGCTACTCCTCAACGAGATCAACACCATGCCCGGGTTCACGCTCCACAGCATGTACCCGAAGCTCTGGGAGGCCGCCGGCGTCGGGTTCGGGGAGCTCGTGAGGAAGCTGGTGGACCTGGCGCTAGAGCGAGATTGAACCGGGCCACGCCGGCGCACGGCAGCAACTTCGGCGGGCCGCCTGCTATACTCCCCACCAGCGCCGAAACGACCGGAGGATAGGGCCGCCGCTTACCTCGACCCCCACACCGCCATAACGAACGACCCGGGTGCGGTCAGCACTACGCCGCCCGCTCCCGAAGACGAGTCACGCGTCGCGCTCGCCGAGCCGCAGCAGGACGCGGTGCGTCCGCTCGAGAACATCAACGGCGCCCGGGTTCTCATCCTCAACGCATCGTTCGAGCCGCTGCACGTGTGCTCGGTCAAGCGGGCCGTGGCCCTCCTGATGCACGAGGTGGCCGAGCGGGTAGAGGACTCGGGCAAGGTGTTGCGCTCGCCGAACGCGCTCTTCCCCGTGCCCAGCGTCATCAAGCTGCGCCGCTTCGTGAGGGGACCGCTCCGCCAACGGGTCGCGTTCAACCGCAAGAACGTCTTCCGGCGCGACGACCACACTTGCCAGTACTGCGCCAAACACACCTTCGACCTGACCCTCGACCACGTCCTACCGCGCAGCCGCGGCGGTCCCACCTCGTGGGAGAACGTGGTGGCCTGCTGCAAGGGCTGCAACGCCAAGAAGCGCGACCGCACGCCGGAGGAGGCGCGCCTGCACCTGCTCAGGAAGCCCTACGCGCCACGCTTCATGTTCTCGAGCGCCTACGGCGTCATGCCCGACATCGACCCCATCTGGGAGCGTTACCTGCCGAACCACCGTGGCAAGCCTTGAGGCCCCGCGCTTGCGGCTTTCGCCCCGTGACCCTTAAGGCCGCCCAACGCCTGTCCTGGGCGCGAAAACTCTCGCCAGCAACGTGTTCAGCACGCTGAGCACCAGGGCGCCTAGGACGGCGCCACCGAAGCCGGAAAGCTCCAACGGCGTGATGGCGGCGGCTATGGCAAGCGCGAGGCCGTTGACGACCAGCAAGAACAGCCCCAACGACAAGACGGTAAGAGGCAACGTCAGCACCACCATGACGGGCCGCACCACGGCGTTGACGAGGCCGATCACCAGCGCCGTAAGTAAGAACGAGAAGAGGTCGTCGGCTGCCAGCGATACGCCTACCCCCAGGCGGACGGTGAGCCAAAGCGCGACGGTCGACAGGGCCCAGCGCAGCAGCAGGTTCATGGGTCAGATGATAAGGCCCGTACGCGCGCCACG encodes:
- a CDS encoding enoyl-CoA hydratase/isomerase family protein, coding for MPGSTEGPITTKREGNVLVLTLARPEQRNALSRPLRAELAAALEDARHDPSVRALVITGAGTAFCAGLDLGELEGTLAMDEAAHHADSEALAELFLSLLAFPKPVVAAVNGPAVAGGAGLVSACDLAVMAESARIGYTEARIGFVAALVGVLLMRQVGEKHARDLLLSARLVDASEAHRMGLVNEVVADEHVLKSAMARAAALARNAPGSLALTKRLFLEASGMRLSDAMRRAVELNVKARVGDELAEGVRAFLEKREPAWRE
- a CDS encoding ABC transporter ATP-binding protein encodes the protein MSESHFALAAHELHKAYHLGDEVITALDGVTLEVVEREFVAVMGPSGSGKSTLLHMLGLLDQPDAGTVEVAGRPTSGLNDDELTGLRRDRLGFLFQSFELIPNLSARENILLPSEVAGRLGPARERLKELAAQLSIGDRLDHRPRQLSGGQRQRVALARALINDPAVVLADEPTGNLDTKTGSEVLGLLRHGVDASGWTVVMVTHDPAAALVADRIVFLRDGRVAGETRTEDADSRQVIDTFLAS
- a CDS encoding LEA type 2 family protein — protein: MRPAIAAMLLVLLGACAPGAAVLSPPSFTLDASKSGFVSIDPPGVGDGTALFRLALTVTNPNPVGVRLSGLDGALFLREARAASTSFRGGIDLPANKSAPLILDVRVPLGAAPALLDTIANFVAGGATPYRFDAGVTIDVFGAPQRFPTFTIVRGELAPPGGLPAPRLTLLGSQLRFESVNSVVIELNAELANPGLIGYQAQVPELVLSVGGAQAATASLPKVAVPSGGVAPVTLTFRFDPLSLGTAIAAQVQAASAGVGGLSVQLNGGWRLEAPGIVTTSLEPTSLLRDVLR
- a CDS encoding phage holin family protein translates to MNLLLRWALSTVALWLTVRLGVGVSLAADDLFSFLLTALVIGLVNAVVRPVMVVLTLPLTVLSLGLFLLVVNGLALAIAAAITPLELSGFGGAVLGALVLSVLNTLLARVFAPRTGVGRP
- a CDS encoding MMPL family transporter — its product is MFAALARLVSRYPRWVLTAWLVVAAAALPFTTRVGEVLNAQPDAPKQGNAALVRDKLATAFAASEESSMVAVAHGVRVHAGTPEYAAALDVVTAGIAAVDGVAYVRDYRSASGLKLLDEDDDFSVMLIGLETQDLSTAKAVTMNVRRVLDDSADLRFDLSGGPATIIELEQVSQRDARRAEIFGLPISLLILLVAFGAVVASLLPLLSAVTSIVVSLATLFFLGHLMEFAVFTETIVTMLGLATGIDYALLMVNRFREELRSTFDARIAAAQTAATAGKAVAFSGLTVIVALTALLVPPVAFIRSIGVGTMVVLCVSVLVAITAVPASLALLGHRVNWLRVSRREPGLRSRAFWRARAVHIMQRPWFWSITGVTALVLLALPALRMQVADPGARGLTTATDARRTLAALEDLGLEGLLNPFDVLIDFGQEGFYQPANVRKTSLLTQELRELPRIAGVTSPMALESIPRLFLYQYYATPEVALSSEIAPLARATISRDGRYALARLVPSGALTPSEGGEVYRGIQRALEDVGLKATIGGVYVQGTEWTHALYGSLPLALALVALFTAVLLGWAFRSLLIPIKAVLLNALTVGATFGVLTLVFQDGVFAKLFGVGEVLGYIDTSAPLFIFAIVFGLSMDYEVFMVARIREAHERGMSDHDAVATALSTTGGVITSAAAIMVTVFALLLPSHVELIRTLGLGLTVAIVLDATLVRLTLVPSVMTLAGRWNWWLPGPLARVADRRDRT
- a CDS encoding D-alanine--D-alanine ligase family protein; amino-acid sequence: MKRVPRVLLLCGGRSAEHDVSLASARAVLSAAADLDVTPLVIGPEGLLLSAAASRAALAARPGNAPASRAPDPAGPLALETASLASLPGGFDVVFPLLHGPYGEDGRVQGLLDVMGLPYVGSGVLGSALGMDKVAMKAMFASHGLPQVAYEAVTRHEWRTAPGATSERLARLGYPLFVKPANLGSSIGINKASGPAELGAALAAALGHDRRAIVEAAAVGARELEVAVLGNDSPEASLVGEIRYDDGFYDYATKYTDGLAELVIPAELPPPVAEACASMALRAFRAIDARGLARVDFFYLPETGELLLNEINTMPGFTLHSMYPKLWEAAGVGFGELVRKLVDLALERD
- a CDS encoding FtsX-like permease family protein, whose product is MSTLGRLALRNLLRHPWRSAATALGIGLGIAAVLTTLSVGANVEANLRSALQAAAGKADLLLTPGAGGRAVFDEQPLLDELAGEPGVKAVLPVLQTRAEPKRSVKPVEKSVIPGIDTGFQIQGRLTQFPDDLPAKLAEGKLPQAGSMGIAVADGFARSRGMHVGDEVEFTTNGGLVTLLVTGLLDDAVGVASTNGGRVGVMALADLQAILKLPGRVSNLEIQVRDVDEVQAVAQRLREVAGTDYAITLPAVSGDFTFGIVQTLQSGLSILAATLLALGAFLAYNTFMASVVERSREYALLRTICMTRSGVMRLALYEALALAAFGVILGVLLGIVLSYVMTYLNAASLGYEFRTLVLPTQNVIVASVLGVAAALVAGIIPARNAGRTSPMASLQTTERPASRKQAWLGLALVVLGAGLALLPWPGTAALYATTLALGLFFVGVALSAPYLLPPVTAVLRRPLERVFGPPGKLGAAFAVRNAGRNGVAIGTVVVGTGLVMGVGSMVGSTNHAIESWVETTVVGDLFITSPVNFPDDFAEKAEAVEGVDVASGVKITAVRFLQPGGDTRGRAVALVLVDPERFNPQGGFGRFQYLPGQGNDQLGYEALKSGEVLVANTMRDRYGIKQGDTIDLRTSDGFKPFRVGGVVVDFTGGGETVVAGIQNIEEFGGGNPVLYVVTIDKGQSQAAVRDRMLAAFPELALDISLNADYRRYILEVTSQAFATTRVLLFIAVLVAAMGVANTLGMNLVSRGHEIAVLRTIGLTRGGVRALVTAEGIIVTVVGAIIGVGFGLLLARIITNGAAALTGFVLEPLVPWSLALLALLASPVIGLLAALLPARRAAKMSPTRALASWSEHV
- a CDS encoding HNH endonuclease, which codes for MRPLENINGARVLILNASFEPLHVCSVKRAVALLMHEVAERVEDSGKVLRSPNALFPVPSVIKLRRFVRGPLRQRVAFNRKNVFRRDDHTCQYCAKHTFDLTLDHVLPRSRGGPTSWENVVACCKGCNAKKRDRTPEEARLHLLRKPYAPRFMFSSAYGVMPDIDPIWERYLPNHRGKP